One window from the genome of Pirellulales bacterium encodes:
- a CDS encoding S1 RNA-binding domain-containing protein: protein MTADPHAASPSPESEGVSSSATETASAAESSPPVQPAPEAIAPETAAPAAETSGDASAESSKPRIRIGTQRPGVAVPRVEPRAKVAFRTVPGQGAAPGGAPQQPIQHQPVERPPSHEQYPAKPVAKKPPRPEAPLKPEELGSAAVVLRKAAAKKSKFEVPALPTEKVELPNLRAPLSPELEAELEAALGDQSLDEMIAAETSGATGTASGEPLEPEARLTGTVARIFRDNVFVDLGGRNQGVLTLHTLPQEPNVGDQIEVVVNRFNADDGLYELTPIGASVQVGDWTDIAEGITVEARITGHNKGGLECEVNKIRGFIPAGQISIYRVENFEEFVGQSWPCVVVEANQERRNLVLSRRAILEREQAEAKQQLLSQLEVGQVRDGTVRNIRDFGAFVDLGGIDGMIHVSQMSWDRIKHPSEVLTVGQKVKVKIQKIDPDTHKISLAYRDLFESPWTKVPAKYPVTSKVSGMVSRIMDFGAFVKLEPGVEGLVHISELSYKRVHRVTDVVQEGQQVEAKVLSVDPENQRISLSIKVLGPPPEPPKEKSVDAEAGESFVAATAPPAEPPKKKQRKVPLQGGLGRSPLGDKFGLKW from the coding sequence ATGACTGCCGATCCGCACGCTGCATCGCCTTCGCCGGAATCTGAAGGCGTTTCTTCTTCCGCCACGGAAACGGCTTCGGCTGCTGAATCTTCACCTCCTGTGCAACCTGCGCCTGAAGCGATTGCGCCGGAAACCGCCGCGCCCGCTGCCGAAACGTCAGGCGATGCCTCGGCGGAATCGTCCAAGCCGCGCATTCGCATTGGCACACAGCGGCCAGGTGTCGCGGTGCCGCGGGTTGAGCCGCGGGCCAAAGTGGCCTTTCGCACAGTACCGGGACAAGGAGCAGCGCCCGGTGGCGCGCCGCAGCAACCCATCCAGCATCAGCCGGTGGAGCGTCCGCCATCTCACGAACAATATCCGGCCAAGCCCGTGGCGAAAAAACCTCCGCGCCCGGAGGCGCCCCTTAAGCCCGAGGAACTGGGGAGTGCCGCGGTTGTGCTACGCAAAGCAGCGGCCAAGAAATCCAAGTTCGAAGTGCCTGCGTTGCCGACCGAGAAAGTCGAACTGCCAAATTTACGAGCGCCCCTCTCGCCGGAGTTGGAAGCGGAATTGGAAGCAGCGCTGGGCGATCAATCGCTGGACGAAATGATTGCCGCCGAAACAAGCGGCGCAACGGGCACAGCCTCTGGTGAGCCGTTGGAGCCCGAAGCGCGGCTGACCGGAACAGTAGCCCGTATTTTTCGCGACAACGTGTTTGTCGATTTGGGGGGCCGCAATCAAGGCGTACTCACGCTGCACACGCTGCCGCAAGAGCCGAATGTGGGCGATCAAATCGAAGTGGTTGTTAACCGATTCAATGCCGACGACGGCTTGTACGAACTGACGCCGATTGGCGCCAGCGTGCAAGTGGGCGATTGGACCGATATTGCAGAGGGAATCACTGTCGAAGCGCGCATTACTGGACACAATAAAGGCGGTTTGGAGTGCGAAGTGAATAAAATTCGCGGATTCATTCCAGCCGGTCAGATTTCGATTTACCGCGTGGAAAATTTTGAGGAGTTCGTCGGCCAAAGCTGGCCCTGCGTGGTGGTCGAAGCGAACCAGGAGCGGCGGAATTTAGTGCTCAGTCGCCGTGCCATTTTGGAGCGCGAGCAGGCTGAAGCCAAGCAGCAACTTTTATCGCAATTGGAAGTGGGGCAGGTGCGCGATGGGACGGTGCGGAACATTCGCGATTTTGGCGCGTTTGTCGATTTGGGCGGCATCGATGGGATGATTCACGTCAGCCAAATGAGCTGGGACCGCATCAAGCATCCCAGCGAAGTGCTGACGGTCGGCCAAAAAGTAAAAGTGAAAATTCAGAAGATCGATCCGGACACGCACAAAATCAGCCTGGCCTACCGCGATTTGTTCGAAAGCCCTTGGACCAAAGTGCCGGCGAAATATCCGGTGACGAGCAAAGTCAGCGGCATGGTGTCGCGGATCATGGATTTCGGCGCGTTTGTGAAACTGGAGCCTGGCGTGGAGGGGCTGGTGCACATTTCGGAGCTGTCGTACAAGCGTGTGCATCGAGTGACCGACGTGGTGCAGGAGGGACAGCAAGTAGAAGCGAAGGTGCTGTCGGTCGATCCGGAAAATCAGCGGATTAGTTTGTCGATCAAAGTGCTCGGTCCGCCGCCGGAGCCGCCCAAAGAAAAATCAGTCGATGCCGAAGCGGGCGAATCTTTTGTAGCAGCCACTGCCCCGCCCGCCGAACCGCCGAAGAAAAAGCAGCGCAAAGTGCCGCTGCAAGGCGGTCTGGGGCGTTCGCCGCTGGGGGATAAATTCGGCCTGAAGTGGTAG
- a CDS encoding RNA polymerase sigma factor — MIDVHQLSDEQLAAEAAREGSDGPAFVELVERFRQRVWHICYRLLGNEHDASDAAQEVFVRLFLHRAKFEGRSKYSTWVHGIAVRTCLTLRRGRGRRQRRESVTSEETIEAHSPGTPAPTEGLSLDLLQMLDILGEEDRALLILKYAENYSHEELAEIFGLSVSACKMRISRAREKIQQRFGDKTDEPHSTKNGNDET; from the coding sequence GTGATCGATGTTCATCAACTCAGCGACGAGCAGTTGGCGGCGGAAGCGGCCCGCGAAGGGTCCGACGGCCCCGCCTTTGTAGAACTGGTGGAGCGATTTCGCCAGCGGGTGTGGCATATTTGCTATCGCTTGCTGGGCAACGAACACGACGCCAGCGACGCCGCCCAGGAAGTTTTCGTGCGGTTGTTTTTGCACCGCGCCAAGTTTGAAGGCCGCTCTAAGTACAGCACCTGGGTACACGGAATTGCGGTCCGCACCTGTTTAACGTTGCGGCGTGGGCGTGGGCGGCGACAGCGGCGCGAAAGCGTGACCAGCGAGGAAACCATCGAGGCCCATTCGCCCGGCACTCCAGCGCCCACGGAAGGATTATCGCTCGATTTGCTGCAAATGCTCGACATATTGGGCGAAGAAGATCGAGCACTACTGATCCTTAAATACGCGGAAAATTATAGCCACGAAGAGTTAGCGGAAATTTTCGGATTGAGCGTTAGCGCGTGCAAAATGCGGATTAGCCGCGCGCGAGAAAAAATTCAACAGCGATTTGGCGACAAAACAGACGAACCCCATAGCACGAAAAACGGAAATGATGAAACTTAA
- a CDS encoding mechanosensitive ion channel domain-containing protein, with product MFAILAEVTETAGNVGDKLAETANGAGTALKTSFENAWAQIVDYTPRVLAAIIVLVAGYFVAKLVARAVTLLCERAGLQRAAERSGLWESMTHMNIKRNVPAIVGTIVFWGLMLVFLMAGFNILKITSVSDSISQVVAYIPNVLVATVMVVVGLLVAGFLRGVIATSADRVGISYADHLANGCYYIMGLMVFMAAFDQLHIHFELLNYAILIVFGGLALGFGLALGLGGRDTMAGILAGYYVRQRLQAGDHVTVGRLEGTVREVGPVATIIETEEEGMLNRHSVPNSKMLNEAVR from the coding sequence ATGTTTGCAATTTTGGCAGAAGTCACCGAAACCGCCGGCAATGTGGGCGACAAGCTTGCAGAAACGGCCAATGGCGCGGGCACCGCTTTGAAAACCAGTTTCGAAAACGCCTGGGCCCAAATTGTCGATTACACGCCCCGGGTATTGGCCGCGATTATTGTGCTGGTGGCGGGCTATTTCGTCGCCAAGTTAGTCGCTCGGGCTGTTACGCTGTTGTGTGAACGCGCCGGCTTGCAACGCGCCGCCGAGCGCAGCGGATTGTGGGAATCGATGACCCACATGAACATCAAGCGGAACGTGCCGGCGATTGTGGGCACGATTGTGTTTTGGGGATTGATGCTGGTGTTTTTGATGGCCGGGTTCAACATTTTGAAAATCACCTCGGTTTCCGATTCGATTAGTCAAGTCGTGGCGTACATTCCTAACGTGTTGGTCGCCACGGTGATGGTCGTGGTGGGCTTGCTCGTGGCCGGCTTCCTGCGGGGTGTGATTGCCACCAGCGCTGACCGCGTGGGCATCAGCTATGCCGACCACTTGGCCAATGGCTGCTATTACATTATGGGCCTGATGGTGTTCATGGCCGCGTTCGACCAACTGCACATTCATTTTGAGTTGCTGAATTACGCCATCCTGATCGTGTTCGGCGGATTGGCCTTGGGCTTCGGACTGGCGCTGGGCTTGGGAGGCCGCGACACGATGGCCGGCATTTTGGCCGGGTACTACGTGCGGCAACGCTTGCAAGCGGGCGACCATGTAACCGTGGGTCGCTTGGAAGGCACGGTGCGTGAAGTCGGTCCGGTGGCGACGATTATCGAAACCGAAGAGGAAGGCATGCTGAATCGGCACAGTGTTCCGAATTCCAAAATGCTGAACGAGGCCGTGCGGTAA
- a CDS encoding sulfite exporter TauE/SafE family protein, whose product MNWEIILVCCAAMAAGAVNSVAGGGTLLTFPVLTAVLMRKFGDHKHADVVANQTSTMALIPGIFAAAWGYRSQLKHSRHWLKWLLPPSLLGGLLGGWLVVGFPDQFSALVPWLILTAAVLFVLQPQIARWTGIGAPHAEPHGGTLIAIIVFQFFVAIYGGYFGAGIGILMLSALGLMGLADIHVMNGLKNCLAFAINIMALTVFLTRGEIDWSLAGPMIACSMLGGFVGATLAQKIDKVVVRRIIVVIGFSLATYYFWRQFSGK is encoded by the coding sequence ATGAATTGGGAAATAATTTTAGTATGCTGTGCGGCGATGGCGGCCGGAGCGGTAAATTCTGTGGCCGGCGGCGGCACGCTGCTGACATTTCCCGTGCTGACGGCCGTGCTGATGCGTAAATTCGGCGATCACAAACACGCCGACGTGGTTGCCAACCAAACCAGCACCATGGCGCTGATCCCTGGAATTTTCGCCGCCGCTTGGGGTTATCGCAGCCAGCTCAAACATTCGCGCCACTGGCTCAAGTGGTTGTTGCCGCCGAGTTTGCTGGGCGGGTTGCTCGGCGGCTGGTTGGTCGTTGGCTTTCCCGATCAATTCAGCGCGCTGGTGCCGTGGCTGATTTTGACGGCGGCCGTGCTGTTCGTGCTGCAACCGCAAATTGCCCGTTGGACCGGCATTGGCGCGCCGCATGCCGAGCCGCACGGCGGGACGCTGATCGCGATCATCGTGTTTCAATTCTTCGTGGCGATTTACGGCGGCTACTTCGGCGCCGGCATCGGCATTCTCATGCTCAGCGCGCTGGGCCTGATGGGCCTGGCCGACATTCACGTAATGAACGGTCTAAAAAATTGCTTGGCCTTTGCCATCAATATCATGGCGCTCACCGTGTTCTTGACGCGCGGAGAAATCGATTGGTCGCTGGCCGGCCCAATGATCGCCTGTTCGATGCTCGGCGGCTTTGTCGGGGCCACGCTGGCGCAGAAAATCGACAAAGTCGTCGTGCGGCGGATTATCGTCGTCATCGGCTTTTCCCTGGCGACGTATTACTTCTGGCGGCAGTTCAGTGGAAAATGA
- a CDS encoding phosphoglycerate mutase family protein, translated as MILYVVRHAWAGDRDEGQWPDDLLRPLTDDGKKRFNKLLKRLTDVRFAPAMIATSPLVRCVQTAEIIAKRFPSRPSIVQLDALAPGSNLESLVQWTAEANHDEIAWVGHDPDVRHLVARLIGGDSASIRIRKGAVAAIRFEEEMAIGKGELQWLATAKLLGV; from the coding sequence ATGATTCTTTACGTTGTTCGCCATGCGTGGGCCGGAGACCGTGACGAAGGGCAGTGGCCCGACGATTTGCTGCGTCCGCTGACCGACGACGGTAAAAAGCGGTTCAATAAATTGTTGAAACGGTTGACCGACGTGCGCTTTGCGCCGGCGATGATCGCGACAAGTCCGCTGGTGCGCTGCGTGCAAACCGCGGAGATCATTGCCAAGCGATTTCCCAGTCGGCCAAGCATCGTGCAGCTCGATGCGTTAGCCCCCGGCTCGAACTTGGAATCGCTGGTTCAATGGACCGCAGAAGCGAATCATGACGAAATCGCGTGGGTAGGTCACGACCCCGACGTGCGGCATTTGGTGGCCCGACTGATTGGCGGCGACAGTGCCAGCATTCGCATTCGCAAAGGGGCCGTCGCGGCCATCCGCTTTGAAGAGGAAATGGCCATCGGCAAGGGCGAGTTGCAATGGCTGGCCACGGCAAAGCTGCTGGGCGTGTGA
- the katG gene encoding catalase/peroxidase HPI: MSTATKFPFRHAAGGGTSNLDWWPNQLKLELLSQHSSKSNPMESDFNYAKEFNSLDLAAVKKDLAKLMTDSQDWWPADFGHYGPLFIRMAWHSAGTYRTGDGRGGGGRGQQRFAPLNSWPDNVSLDKARRLLWPIKQKYGRKISWADLMILTGNVALETMGFKTFGFAGGREDVWEPDQDVYWGAEKKWLGDQRYSGARELENPLAAVQMGLIYVNPEGPDGNPDPVKAAVDIRETFKRMAMNDEETVALIAGGHSFGKTHGAAPATNVAVEPEGAGLDEQGLGWKNSFGTGSGRDAITSGLEVTWTATPTKWSINFLENLFGNEWELTKSPAGAHQWVAKGAKATIPDAFDPSKKRLPTMLTTDLSLRLDPAYEKICRRFMQHPDQFADAFARAWFKLTHRDMGPRARYLGPEVPKEELIWQDPIPAVNHKLIDAGDIVALKSKILASGCSVSQLVSTAWALASTFRGSDKRGGANGARIRLAPQKDWEVNQPAQLAKVLKTLEGIQREFNGAQTGGKKISLADLIVLAGCAGVEQAAKNADVQVTVPFSPGRMDASQEQTDVESFAVLEPIADGFRNYLKGKYTIPAEALLVDKAQLLTLTAPEMTVLIGGMRVLNTNAGAMKHGVFTKRPETLTNDFFVNLLDMGTEWRPVTKEADMFEGRDRKTGQPKWTATRVDLVFGSNSQLRALAEVYASSDGQKKFVHDFVAAWNKVMNLDRFDLARL, encoded by the coding sequence ATGTCCACTGCAACAAAATTTCCGTTCAGGCACGCTGCCGGCGGCGGCACGTCGAATCTCGACTGGTGGCCCAACCAGTTGAAGCTCGAACTACTAAGCCAGCATTCCTCCAAGTCCAATCCCATGGAGTCGGATTTCAACTACGCCAAAGAGTTTAACAGTCTGGACTTGGCCGCCGTCAAGAAAGATCTTGCGAAGCTGATGACCGATTCGCAAGACTGGTGGCCGGCCGATTTCGGCCACTACGGCCCGTTGTTCATTCGCATGGCCTGGCACAGTGCGGGCACCTACCGGACGGGCGATGGCCGCGGCGGCGGCGGGCGCGGCCAGCAGCGCTTTGCGCCGCTGAACAGTTGGCCGGACAATGTCAGCCTGGACAAGGCCCGTCGGCTCCTGTGGCCGATCAAGCAAAAGTACGGCCGCAAAATTTCCTGGGCCGACCTGATGATTCTGACCGGCAATGTCGCGCTGGAAACCATGGGATTCAAAACTTTCGGTTTCGCCGGCGGCCGCGAAGATGTTTGGGAGCCCGATCAGGATGTTTACTGGGGCGCTGAGAAGAAATGGCTGGGCGACCAGCGCTATTCTGGCGCTCGCGAACTCGAAAATCCGCTGGCTGCCGTGCAAATGGGGCTGATTTACGTTAACCCCGAAGGTCCCGACGGCAATCCCGATCCGGTCAAAGCCGCGGTCGATATTCGCGAAACCTTCAAGCGCATGGCCATGAACGACGAGGAAACCGTCGCCCTGATCGCCGGCGGCCACTCGTTCGGCAAAACGCATGGCGCCGCCCCGGCAACCAATGTGGCGGTTGAGCCCGAAGGGGCCGGTCTCGACGAGCAAGGCCTGGGCTGGAAAAACAGCTTTGGCACGGGCAGTGGCCGCGACGCAATCACCAGCGGACTGGAAGTCACCTGGACCGCCACGCCCACGAAGTGGAGCATCAACTTCCTGGAGAATTTGTTCGGCAACGAATGGGAGCTGACCAAAAGCCCGGCTGGCGCGCATCAATGGGTGGCCAAAGGAGCGAAAGCGACCATTCCCGATGCGTTCGATCCGTCGAAAAAACGCCTGCCGACGATGCTCACCACCGACTTGTCGCTGCGGCTTGACCCGGCGTACGAAAAAATCTGCCGGCGGTTCATGCAGCATCCCGATCAATTCGCCGACGCCTTCGCCCGGGCCTGGTTCAAGTTGACGCACCGCGATATGGGTCCCCGCGCCCGTTATCTCGGTCCGGAGGTTCCCAAGGAAGAACTGATTTGGCAGGATCCGATTCCCGCGGTGAATCACAAATTGATCGATGCCGGCGACATCGTGGCGCTCAAAAGCAAAATCCTCGCATCCGGTTGCTCGGTATCGCAACTCGTTTCGACCGCCTGGGCTTTGGCCTCCACATTCCGCGGTTCCGACAAGCGCGGCGGCGCAAACGGCGCCCGCATTCGACTGGCGCCGCAAAAAGATTGGGAAGTGAATCAGCCGGCCCAACTTGCAAAAGTGTTGAAAACTTTGGAGGGAATTCAACGTGAATTCAACGGCGCCCAAACCGGCGGCAAGAAGATTTCGCTGGCCGATCTGATTGTTCTAGCCGGGTGCGCCGGCGTCGAACAGGCTGCGAAGAATGCCGATGTTCAAGTCACGGTTCCCTTCTCACCAGGCCGCATGGATGCTTCGCAAGAGCAAACCGACGTGGAATCGTTCGCCGTGCTGGAGCCCATTGCCGACGGCTTCCGCAATTACCTCAAGGGCAAATACACCATACCGGCCGAAGCGCTGCTGGTTGATAAGGCCCAACTGCTGACGCTCACAGCGCCGGAAATGACAGTGCTCATCGGCGGCATGCGCGTGCTCAATACCAATGCCGGCGCCATGAAGCACGGCGTGTTCACCAAGCGGCCGGAAACCCTCACCAACGATTTCTTCGTGAATCTCTTGGACATGGGCACTGAATGGCGGCCGGTCACCAAAGAAGCCGACATGTTCGAAGGGCGCGATCGCAAAACGGGCCAGCCCAAGTGGACCGCCACGCGGGTCGATCTGGTGTTCGGCTCAAATTCCCAACTGCGGGCCTTGGCCGAAGTTTACGCCAGCTCCGACGGCCAAAAAAAGTTTGTCCACGACTTCGTCGCCGCCTGGAACAAGGTGATGAACCTGGATCGCTTCGACCTCGCCCGATTGTAG
- a CDS encoding iron-sulfur cluster assembly scaffold protein: MASDQDELYQEHILDHYERPYHCGHCPAATHAHEDDNPLCGDVVRVELTIADNRVRQAWFNGSGCCISQAAASMLMQAVEGKSLAEIQHFSGEDMLRLFAARLTPNRQKCCLLGWRVLQSALFSPRPSNHGNADEHQTA; the protein is encoded by the coding sequence ATGGCCAGCGATCAAGACGAGTTATATCAGGAACACATTCTCGATCATTACGAGCGGCCCTATCATTGCGGCCATTGCCCGGCGGCCACGCATGCCCATGAAGACGACAACCCGTTGTGCGGCGACGTAGTGCGGGTGGAGTTGACGATTGCCGATAATCGCGTCCGCCAGGCGTGGTTCAACGGCAGCGGCTGCTGCATCAGCCAGGCGGCGGCCTCGATGCTGATGCAGGCGGTCGAAGGCAAGTCGCTGGCAGAAATTCAGCATTTTAGCGGCGAAGATATGCTCCGTTTGTTTGCGGCGCGGCTGACGCCCAATCGTCAAAAATGCTGTCTTCTCGGTTGGCGCGTGCTGCAAAGCGCCTTGTTTTCACCCCGACCGTCCAATCACGGGAATGCGGATGAGCACCAAACCGCTTGA
- a CDS encoding cysteine desulfurase: protein MSTKPLETIDAKRLRQDFPILTARRPDGKQLVYLDNAASTQRPRQVIDVMVDVYAARYANVHRGIHWLSEQATDLYEAAREKIRAFLNAPALVEVIFTHGTTESINLVARSWGDANLKTGDEILLTELEHHSNIVPWQQLAARTGATVRWLPISDDGRLRLDLLGDLLGKRTKMVAVAGVSNVLGTINPVTEIAQRAHAAGAVILVDAAQWAPHLPLDVQALGADFVAFSGHKMLGPTGVGVLWGRRELLETMPSFLGGGGMIRRVRKDGFEPAELPAKLEAGTPPIVEAIGLGAAIDYLNAIGLKNIARHEQLLTQRAVGVLSAIKDVRLLGPRIETTDHGPRTTDHSGIVSFTVEGIHAHDVAQLLDRHGIAVRAGHHCAMPLHQRLGLTATARASFYFYNTPAEVDALATALEDAKRVFRRR, encoded by the coding sequence ATGAGCACCAAACCGCTTGAAACCATCGACGCGAAGCGGCTGCGGCAGGATTTTCCGATCCTCACGGCCCGCCGTCCCGATGGCAAGCAGCTTGTGTATCTCGACAACGCCGCCAGCACCCAGCGCCCGCGCCAAGTGATTGACGTCATGGTGGACGTGTACGCGGCCCGTTACGCCAATGTGCATCGCGGCATTCACTGGCTGAGTGAACAAGCGACCGATTTGTACGAGGCGGCCCGCGAAAAAATTCGCGCATTTCTTAATGCCCCGGCGCTGGTAGAGGTGATCTTCACGCATGGCACGACCGAAAGCATCAATCTGGTGGCACGAAGTTGGGGCGACGCCAATTTGAAGACGGGCGACGAGATTTTGCTCACCGAGTTGGAGCACCATTCCAATATTGTCCCCTGGCAGCAATTGGCCGCCCGCACCGGCGCGACTGTCCGGTGGCTACCGATCAGCGATGACGGTCGGCTACGGCTTGACTTGCTGGGCGACCTGCTCGGCAAGCGCACCAAAATGGTGGCCGTGGCCGGCGTTTCGAACGTGTTGGGCACGATCAATCCTGTGACCGAAATTGCCCAGCGCGCGCATGCCGCCGGGGCGGTAATCCTGGTCGACGCCGCACAATGGGCCCCGCATTTGCCGCTCGATGTTCAAGCGCTGGGGGCCGATTTCGTCGCCTTTAGCGGGCATAAAATGCTGGGACCAACCGGTGTGGGTGTGCTGTGGGGCCGGCGAGAATTGCTGGAGACCATGCCGTCGTTTCTCGGCGGTGGCGGCATGATTCGGCGCGTTCGCAAAGACGGTTTTGAGCCGGCCGAACTGCCCGCCAAGCTCGAAGCCGGCACGCCGCCGATTGTGGAGGCGATTGGGTTGGGCGCGGCGATCGATTATCTCAACGCCATTGGACTGAAAAACATTGCCCGCCACGAACAATTGCTCACCCAGCGAGCTGTAGGAGTGTTGTCCGCGATCAAAGACGTCCGCCTGCTCGGCCCGCGGATAGAGACAACTGACCACGGACCACGGACCACGGACCATTCCGGCATCGTCAGTTTCACGGTCGAGGGCATTCATGCCCATGACGTGGCGCAACTGCTCGATCGGCATGGCATTGCCGTTCGGGCCGGTCATCACTGCGCCATGCCGCTGCACCAACGGTTGGGCCTAACCGCCACCGCGCGGGCCAGTTTTTATTTTTACAACACACCGGCCGAAGTCGATGCATTGGCGACGGCGCTTGAGGATGCAAAGCGGGTATTTAGAAGAAGGTAG
- a CDS encoding DUF1501 domain-containing protein, whose translation MSIQLCHCVTAKAHKQGAFGRRDFLKGISASALAGGLAGGLLHWTDLVTAQAADLRSRGMACILLWMQGGPSQFETFSPKPGTATGGETKAISTAVPGIQIAADWPAVAKQAGDIAFIRSVNSREGAHPRAQLLMHTGYLPVATVKYPTLGSLVAHEIADAAGQLPSFVRIGGGRGSGGGGGFLGNEFDPFDIANPSAPPTNTTVQTDMSRYNSRLDLLGQLEIAAGGGKLSPESAEHQKLYQRAVKMITSPDMKAFDLSKEDDKTRAAYGDSAFGSGCLLARRLVESGVTFVEVHLDGWDTHQDNFARVSRLAETVDKPFATLVADLKQRGMLDKTLVVWMGEFGRTPNINANSGRDHFPKAFNVALAGGGIRGGQVIGETDATGNEIKDRPVAVNDLFQTFCKSLGMKPAKENMSPIGRPIKVVDGGKPVQELFG comes from the coding sequence ATGTCCATCCAACTTTGCCACTGCGTCACCGCCAAAGCACATAAACAGGGCGCCTTCGGCCGCCGCGATTTTTTGAAAGGCATTTCCGCTTCGGCGCTGGCCGGCGGATTAGCCGGCGGCTTATTGCACTGGACCGATTTGGTCACCGCCCAGGCCGCCGATTTGCGCAGCCGCGGAATGGCTTGCATTTTGCTGTGGATGCAAGGCGGCCCTAGCCAGTTCGAAACATTCAGTCCCAAGCCCGGCACGGCCACCGGCGGCGAAACCAAAGCCATCTCCACCGCCGTGCCCGGAATTCAAATTGCCGCCGATTGGCCTGCAGTCGCCAAGCAGGCTGGGGACATCGCCTTCATTCGCTCGGTCAACAGCCGCGAAGGCGCGCACCCCCGGGCACAACTGCTAATGCACACCGGGTATTTGCCCGTCGCCACGGTCAAGTATCCCACGCTGGGTTCGCTCGTGGCGCACGAAATTGCCGATGCGGCCGGGCAGTTGCCATCATTCGTGCGCATTGGCGGCGGGCGCGGTAGTGGCGGCGGCGGCGGATTTTTAGGAAATGAATTCGATCCATTCGACATTGCCAACCCCAGCGCTCCGCCCACCAACACCACGGTCCAGACCGACATGTCCCGTTACAACAGCCGGCTCGATTTGCTCGGCCAGTTGGAAATCGCGGCCGGCGGCGGCAAGCTCTCGCCCGAATCGGCCGAGCACCAAAAGCTGTACCAGCGCGCCGTGAAAATGATCACCAGCCCCGACATGAAAGCCTTCGATCTGTCGAAAGAAGACGATAAAACCCGCGCCGCCTATGGCGACAGCGCGTTCGGCTCCGGCTGCTTGCTGGCCCGGCGGCTGGTCGAGTCGGGCGTAACCTTTGTCGAAGTCCACTTGGACGGCTGGGACACACACCAAGATAATTTCGCCCGGGTGTCACGGCTCGCCGAGACGGTCGACAAGCCGTTTGCCACGCTGGTGGCCGATTTGAAGCAGCGCGGCATGCTCGACAAAACTCTTGTCGTGTGGATGGGCGAATTCGGCCGCACCCCCAACATCAACGCCAACAGCGGCCGCGACCATTTCCCCAAAGCGTTTAACGTGGCCTTAGCCGGCGGCGGCATCCGCGGCGGCCAGGTCATCGGCGAAACCGACGCCACGGGCAACGAAATCAAAGACCGCCCCGTCGCCGTGAACGATCTGTTCCAAACCTTCTGCAAAAGCCTGGGCATGAAGCCCGCCAAAGAAAACATGAGCCCCATCGGCCGGCCGATCAAAGTGGTCGACGGCGGCAAACCGGTGCAGGAATTGTTTGGGTAA